CGGGCCTCGCCGCCCTCCTGGACGAGATCGCGGCCCGGTATCCGGCCTGCCAGGCCGTGGCCATTGCCGCCGACGTCGCGGACGCCCAGGCGGTGGAGGCCATGGTGGCGCAGGTCCAGGAGCGCTGCGGCCGCATCGATCTCCTGGTCCATGCTGCCGGCATTCTGCGGGCGGGTGGCGGTGGGCCCCGGCTGCTGCACCAGACCGGGGTGGCGGATTTCGACCGGGTGATCGCCGTCAACCTCAAGGGCACCTTTCTCGTCAACCGGGCGGTGGTGGCGGTGATGCTCCGCCAGCGCCGGGGGCAGATCATCAACATCTCCTCCACCTCCGGCCTCAAGGGCCGGGCCTTCGATGCGGTGTACTGCGCCTCCAAGTTCGGCATCATCGGCCTGTCCGAGGCCCTGGCCGAGGAGGTGAAAAGCGCCGGCATCCGGGTGCACGTGCTGCTGCCTGATGCGGTGGACACCCCCATCTGGCAGCAGAACGGCCCCATCCAGCCGCCGGAGGAGACCCTGTCGCCGGAGCGGGTGGCGGGCCTCATCGTCTATCTGGCCGGTCTGCCTGAGGACACGGTCCTCGATCACCTGGTCATCCGCGCCTTCCGGGGCCGGCGCAAGCGCCGCCCAGCGCCGGCCCGGCCGGGAGACGCCCATGGCTGAGGCGGCTGCCGATACCCAGGCTTTGAACCGGCTGTACGACGAGCGCCTCTTCAACAGCCTGGTGGACGAGTACTACGGCGGCAGCCGCTTTCTGAACTTCGGCTACTGGGATGAGGGCGTGGAGACGCCGGCCCAGGCCAGCCAACGGCTCCTGGCCAGGCTTGCCGATCTTGTGCCGGCCAGGAGCGGTCGCATCCTGGACGTGGCCTGCGGCGCCGGCGCCAGCAGCCGCTTCCTTCTGGGCC
The sequence above is a segment of the Thermodesulfobacteriota bacterium genome. Coding sequences within it:
- a CDS encoding SDR family NAD(P)-dependent oxidoreductase, whose protein sequence is MSLAGQVVIVTGGASGIGRATCLALAAAGASVAAVDLNAPGLAALLDEIAARYPACQAVAIAADVADAQAVEAMVAQVQERCGRIDLLVHAAGILRAGGGGPRLLHQTGVADFDRVIAVNLKGTFLVNRAVVAVMLRQRRGQIINISSTSGLKGRAFDAVYCASKFGIIGLSEALAEEVKSAGIRVHVLLPDAVDTPIWQQNGPIQPPEETLSPERVAGLIVYLAGLPEDTVLDHLVIRAFRGRRKRRPAPARPGDAHG